ggaccctggggcccagaccatgagctgtgtaaagggcctttaaacaatggagctgctttccgttctcccagaacacaaacagcctccagagagcctgttctacaccagacgagtggagccagactgcagctagagcccaccaccatcctcatctgattgtaagtaggcaatctagtatattattcgtggcactaatctctaatttacctcacattaaagaaacactatagtccccagaaccactgcagcttaatgtagtggttctggtgtctatagcctgtccctgcaggccttttaatgtaaacacggcggcactgcagcacttgcgatagttaacatggggcattgtgatgtcatatggggggggggggaggcaaactttacttttgcctagggcggcaaaaatccttgcaccggccctgattgccGCTCACAGGATGCGACTCTGGAGTCCAGCCTCTAGTATACCACCAATGGCGCCATCCGCACCCTGTGCCTAAGCGGGTCCTGCCActactcagggccgtctttaacgcggggcaaaaggggcagctgccccgggccctgttatCCTAGGGGGCCTAAAGCAGTTGCCCCTTCAGCCTGCCGGCCATCGTGGTACGTGCAGCCTGTTGGAACTACCACCGTGGGCCACACGATGAGGTGGCCCATGATttaagggccacccgatggcaatgtaTTTTCGGGGGgctcggtcagcgctgcggcgctttaagAGCCCCTGTGATGATTTCACAATGCTTGGAGGAGGTCACTGCCTCCCAGCATTCACCGAGCGCCGCACGGAGGAGAAGAAGGAGAGAAGGGGTCAACATGAGGtagctactggaccccaggggagtcaccctcctgcacctaaaaggtaggaaacaggacggtgttgcatgtttgtatgtgtacgtcacgtctaaacatttgttatgaaggaacacaactgcagatttcttatagtttgaatatttattataaaaagtaaaaggtattgactttaattccaatttacaggtactgtagctttaagtaataaacgataactaaagtccacaattataggcactgtagctttaagtagtaaacgataactgaagtccacaattataggcactgtagctttaaggagtaaacgataactgaagtccacaattataggcactgtagctttaaggagtaaacgatagtaaattgcagatactgaatcaaataaagtctcttagtagaattaacggtttaggtgataagtagttacaatagctgttccataactttaactgaagcaagactgatgcagataactgatatgcagtatgagttgaagttagctgtaacggggttgattttaccgaaggactttggagacaggtaataacagcttttagatgcaacgcttatcacattggttttacttagcttccggcacatagaacactggttcccgagatctcctcagaggcggatgaagagtgtttaagctttagtcgtggatgaggagaggtgaagggaactttgcagagtctttcagtccggtctgttagcagaggctttcacaacgaagttgtaccggttggtaggtacggaacgtagtttaataatccagcgtcgatcagctggtgcggtcagattaaataggcagaccgtgtcataaagaggtgtggctaggctccgtggaaccaggaagtaagggaataccgtaattaaggcatgacagtatcccctccttaatgagcaacctctgggtgctattgacttggcttagcagggtaacgtttgtgaaatctggaaattaatttgtcagcatgaacgtcagaggagttttcccatgtatcttcatcaattccatatactttccatctgatgaggtattgtaaggagccacgatggatccttgaatccagtatactttgaatttcgtattcttcttcaccctggaccaatatgggatcaggagaagtagtgacatttctttggaaagggtcaggatgatgaggcttcaacaaggacacatgaaaaacaggatgtagctttaaagttgggggaagtttcaatttaacaacattacggttgataaccgatattattggaaaaggaccaaggaaaagagaacttaacttctttgatggacgatttgtagagatgttctttgaggaaagccagacaagatcaccgattttataagaaggtgaaggttgtctttttgtatcaaaaaacttcttttgattggaggaggccaattctagattctcatgcaatttcttgaataaagaggacatatgagaaattTGATCCGAAtcagagagattagatgaagaaattgtctgagcaggaaaagaggaaggatgaaatccataattggataaaaatggagtcattttactgctggtatgaaaagagttattgtatgcgaattctgccataggtaaccaagttatccaatcgtcttgtaagtgagaacaataacatcgtagatattgttctaagcattggttgactcagtttgtccatctgtttgaggatgatatgcagatgatagtttacgttggatatgaagagtggcacataatgcattccaaaatttggaggtaaactgagttcctcggtctgaaatgatttcgtctggcagtccgtgaagtttaactatgttatcaagaaatattttcgaaagttcagaggatgtgggtaacttctttaaaggaatgaaattagacattttcgtgaagcggtctaccaccactaaaatggtggtatgatgatgagaaggaggtaattctaccagaaaatccatagaaatggattgccaaggtcgttcaggaatcggtaaattcaataattgaccaaatggttgatgatggacatgttttgatctttggcatacagaacaagatttgacataagattcaatagtttggtcttgacgaggccaccaatagtatcttttagacaattcaagggtcttttttatacctggatgacctgccagaggagaatcatgaatgaattcgagtactttaattctgaaagagggaggtacgtaaatccggtctttgaaatagtagagaccgtttttcttggataatttcattgatttaggaagttcgagagcatcttcactgagatctttaatgtcatcaataagagaagataagattccaatgattttaggtgaaggaggttcaatttcagtgtccttatggatcctggaaagggcatcagcctttttgtttctggacccaggtctaaagacgatttggaagttcaaccgggaaaaaaagagattccatcttacttgtcgagcagacagtgttttattggagtgaagatattcgagatttttatggtcagtataaatgattaaagagttccgagcgccttcaagaaggtgtctccaggtttctaaagccactttgatacttagtaattctttttctcctgtaggttaattcttttcggcaggagataatgatcgtgagaagaaggcgacaggatgaagaggttcttgaggagttttatgttgagagaggacagctccaattgcaacttccgaagcatccgtttcaaggacataaagatatgaaggatttggaagttaaagaataggagctgttgtaaactttctctttaattcagtgaaggcagtttgagccttctcgttccaattgaagggatgttttttactgttaagttgattgagagggtgagctatctcagagtagtttttaataaattttctgtagaagttggcgaaccctagaaatcgctgtaattcttttactgtagagggaacaggccagttgataatacaatcgacttttgaattatccatacctattgaatgaggggagatgacataacctaagaaggttatttctttgacgtgaaaaatacatttttcgggtttagcaaataatttgtgagttctgagtcttgataacacccatctgacatgttttctatgttcctcaggagtgttggagtatatgagaatatcatctaaataaatgatgacacagacgtccaataggtctctaaagatatcatttatgaaatgttgaaaagttgcaggggcgttgcagaggccaaaaggcatcaccagatattcgaagaggccatatcttgttcggaaagcagttttccattcatcattagcctttatcctgatgagattatatgccccgcgaaggtcaagcttggtgtagatggtagcagttttcaatcgttcaaccagttcattgatgaggggaagaggataacgatttttaactgttattttgtttaaggctctgtaatcaatgataggacgtatagtctggtctttgtttcttacgaaaaacatacttgaggcagcaggtgaactagagggtctaatgaaccctttccgtaggttttcatctagatattctttgagaatttgtaattcagcctcagagagagggtagatgtgcccaaagggtactggggcaccaggtatgaggtctataggacaatcgtaggaacgatgaggcgggagcgtttcagcttcttttttactgaagacatctgaaaagtctgaataacaagaaggtatggttggttctttggagatttgaagaataggaatttgctgtaaacatgtttctttacaataatgtgagttaaaggtgatagagaaaggagaccatgaaatttgagggttgtggttccttaaccaattgatccctattataacgggatagagaggtgatggaataacatcaaatactagaaattcagtatgaatatgattggtggttacctttagagggatggtttcatgaagaatcggtcccgaggagataaaggagccgtcaatcactttaataggaacagaaatggctttttgaacacaaggaattttattctttgttacaaaggttgaatcgatgaatactccatgtgcaccagaatcgatgagagcttcagtcacaattctcaccttatcccactgtattacaagggatacaggtgtgaacggagtggtcgatgttgaggggagtgcactgaagatcgcagaggtataggcttgtctaccggcctttgtccgttttaataagggacaatcagagaccagatgatcttgagaggcacaatacatgcataggtttaattgacgtcttcggttcttttctgcaggagtgagaggacttcttattacccctatttccataggttcacttggtaaggaagtcttttctggagcttttgagggagtaaaaggtcttcggtctttagaatgaaaaagggctttttctgcctttctttctcttaatcttctgtcaattctgattgataagtgaattagagcgttcaaagtagtagggagttctgttctagacagttcatcttttacagcttcagacaaaccaattcgaaattggttgcgcaatgtgatgtcattccattgcgtttctacagcccatcttttaaattcagcaatgtaatcttcaacaggtctatttctttgctgtagtgttctgattgttaaatcagctgtagcttgtttgttaggatcttcatagagaagagacatggcttcaaaaaattcatccagtgagcctaagatggggtcatcattgtccaaaaaggtatgggcccagaacataggttcacctcttagaaaggaaataactgaaaaaaccttagatctttctgtgggataagatctaggttttaaagcaatcaatagtttgcaggaataaaaaaactccttatatttggaacgatcaccgtagaacttttcagggttacatacagcaggatcgctagccgagagcatagtagtatgaggagtacgagtttgtaaatctctaacataagtgagaattctttcgttagtgacttgcaggtcttgcacaccttgggttaatgtatcaactctttgatttagCGAAGTTATCGTGGAATCGAAAtctactggatccattacaatggctggattattctgtcacgtctaaacatttgttatgaaggaacacaactgcagatttcttatagtttgaatatttattataaaaagtaaaaggtattgactttaattccaatttacaggtactgtagctttaagtaataaacgataactaaagtccacaattataggcactgtagctttaagtagtaaacgataactgaagtccacaattataggcactgtagctttaaggagtaaacgataactgaagtccacaattataggcactgtagctttaaggagaaaacgatagtaaattgcagatactgaatcaaataaagtctcttagtagaattaacggtttaggtgataagtagttacaatagctgttccataactttaactgaagcaagactgatgcagataactgatatgcagtatgagttgaagttagctgtaacggggttgattttaccgaaggactttggagacaggtaataacagcttttagatgcaacgcttatcacattggttttacttagcttccggcacatagaacactggttcccgagatctcctcagaggcggatgaagagtgtttaagctttagtcgtggatgaggagaggtgaagggaactttgcagagtctttcagtccggtctgttagcagaggctttcacaacgaagttgtacctgttggtaggtacggaacgtagtttaataatccagcgtcgatcagctggtgcggtcagattaaataggcagaccgtgtcataaagaggtgtggctaggctccgtggaaccaggaagtaagggaataccgtaattaaggcatgacagtgtatctatttgtatgtgtgtctgtatgtgtatctgtttttgtgtgtctgtgtatgtttatatgtgtgtctgtgtttgtgtgtccattcgtgtatctgtctttctgtgtgtctctatgcctatctatgtctgtatgtgtatctgtgtgtctgtatgcatatatgtgtctgtatatgtatctgtgtgtccgtatgcctatctgtgtctctgtatctgtttgtacctgtgtaactgtgtgtctgtatgcgtatctgtttctttttatgtttatctgtgtgtgtgtttgaatgtgtatttgtgtgtgtaaatgtttgtctgtatgtgtgtcagtgtgtgtatctaaatgtgtatctgtatgtgtgttagtgtgtgtcaatgtgtgtatctgtgcatctgtatatgtatgtatgttattgtgtctgtatctgcaagtgggtctgtgtatgtatctgtgtgttattgtgagtatctgcatgtttgtcagtgtttgtctgtttatctgtatgtgtgctagtgtgtcactgagtgtatctgtgcatctggaTGTGTGTagatgtgtatctgcatgtgtgtctgtgtatgcacttgtgtgtatgtgtatctgtctttgtttgtgtgtacctgtgtatgtgtgtatctctatgtatgtcagtgtctgcatctgtatgtgtgttagtgtgtgtattttgtctctGTAAAAATGAGTGCGGctaagtgtgtttttgttttgttttcatgtgGGGGTGGAGTGTGTGATTTCATGCTAGGCCCAAGCAAATgcctgcccagggtccaatcagtattaaagacggccctgccactactccttgaaaacctgtgaaggtggagaaCGTTCaggtcggaatgtgacgtggcattgcgtgcctccatgcacttccaggtcctccactgtccagccgcggccatcgcaacactgaccaacacacactgacagacacacactcactaatagacacactcactgacagacatacacacacactaacagacacacacactcacactctctgacagacagacacacacacacattctctgacagacagacacacacacactctctgacagacacacacactctgtgacaaacacacgcacacacacacacatgcacacacactctctgacagacacacacgcatgaTTAAGGCTCGGCTGAGCCGAAACATCGCATTTATTTTTTGGTGTCCATCCTTTACACGGGGCGCCTCCTTGGTGGAAAGCCAGAGCATTCATGCAGAACTTGAGTGCAGGGTATACTGTttctgccagacacacacacacaaacacacacacacacacacacactctctctgacagacaggcacacacacactgacagacacagtcactgacagaaaaacccactgacaaacacacactcactgacagacacacacacacacacacacatttccacattcttgcacacactaacaTCATGATTGATTTATTGCTTCCtatctttgggagctggtgtggggcctcttctctcgggagctcagtcttcctgctcctcactgctccctcacgcgcgcagtttagtgatgcaggGTACTGGaattatgtcatattccagcacccggcatcactacagagggcgggTGCTGGGACCTCTCCTCCGGCCGATACCGTGTAAAtttgagcagagtaggcacctgcaatgtaaggagagcaggtgcctactctgccttagtaatCATGGCAAACTCGCGGCTCACAAGACTGCAaacatattcattgtgggccacatgcggcccatgggccgcgagtttgacgtGCTTGGTGTAGGGGCTTCCTGTGttacttattcatttatttatttatatgcaaCTACCTTCCTGTCCACTGCAACACTGTTGCTCTCTTGACTTCTAGTTCCTAAAAAGTTGCAAATGCTATTTTGAATTTAAGTTACTGATACGTtgacaatttattttaatatttacaatTCTACTTCAAAATACAGTTTGCTGTAGCAAACATGTAGCATTTCACATTAACTTAATCACTCCCTTAGATGTGTGATAAATTGATATTTGATaatgtatataccgtatttactcaaatctaatgcgccATGAAGATACTACTGTGCAACGTTGTGCTATATGAAAcgtttattgccatataccatagtaacattgatggtgTTTCAATTTTAGTGATAcatgttaaagggatcctatagtgccaggaaaacaaacctgcatTATTCAATGCTAGACTAAGAGTTCTCTGGAACttcaatgtttaacattgtaacactaagtgcgatagggacacagcacccaaaccacttcaatgaactgaagtctATTCTTCCTTAAGCGCTCTTTCAGGAACACAATTCGCCAGTGTCTAAATTCGCCTGTGTGAATTCATCCGTTTTAATTCACCCAATttaattcaccagttttaattcaccaattttaatttgcctgtgtgaattcgccAGAATCCAATTTGCTGGAAATTTTACAATTTTGCCCCAAATATAATGCACCAGCAGGGTTTTCGATGGGCCCATTAATGTGTCGATAATTCCCTTTTTCCAGGATTGTTATTGTTGAAACTTGCAGGCTTAATATAAAGTGTAGGACCCTTTTCATTCCAATATTGATAAAATATCTGTGGATTGTGACCACTTCAACACTGATAACAACTCTTAACATGTCAATATGACTATTGGATATGAGATTGTTATTTCCCCATATGTTTTGTAGAGTAAAAACAGCAGATCAGGACATGATTGTGGCAATAATGGAAATTAGACcagtgtgtataatataaattttCAAGCCATGGACCAGACACGGGCTGTCAAAAAAATGACACTCAAACAACGGTAAgtctagtgcagggataggcaacctttggcactccaaaagttgttgactacatctcccatgatgctattacagccataatgctggtgaAACATCAGGAACATGGactccacaacatctagagtgttgAAGGTTGCCCACCACTGGTGTGACGTGAGAAGTACAGCCTTACGACAGTCCATGGCTGGCAATCTGACAGCCATAAATCAGGACAAAAAGCATAGCTGGAGATCTTATTATGGCTTTTCTGAACTGGGTTTTGTTGGTTGATTTTCAAGTCAAAATGTCAATACAACttactgtttatttactaaattaagaATTGAAAGTGCATTTTGGCCATTTTCACTCTACATTTAGGATTCACTTTTAGTTAATAATCATGTTAATATTTATTTAGTAAGTataaaacaattctgttatttgcAAACAAAGGAATGCTGCAGGGAATTGGATCTGCAGGGTACACATACATCATTTTTAAAAGTAGCATTCTTTTATTTCctgaataaaatatacttttgttTCCAGAACAAAAGTTCTCTAATCTTTTGTACATCATTTTACATCATTTGTACATCATTTTATTTCTTAAACTAATGAATATGATATTTAAGTGTGTCATAGTAAGGTTAATAATGTACAAAATAGTCAAAATATTTGTGGCTATCTACCCCATGAAGCTTACGctcttatttctaaaaaaaaacgttGTTTCTTCTTTGTTATGCTTACTGGTGAAAACATTAGATCTGTAACTATCAACTGGATACATTATATTTTCAATAGGTGGAAAATTGTCTCCtctatacaacaaaaaaaaatccaagtacGGCAGGGGGTTGAAATCATTCAATTATAGGGATGGGTGGAGTTCTACAAGGAAAATATTCACATTCCCTGTAATTACacacttcttttaaatatattctagGAAATGCTTATATTTACAATATAAAGAAAtagtcattattattaatatttgaggACATGTTTTTTTAGCAGCATCATTTTATTCAGAGGATGCAAAGGAAGAATAATGGTTTTCTGCACAGCAATGATCAATTTATTCAGAAAATCAGCATAATACCTAAAGAAAACAATGGTTATTAGCTAGGCTTTACCGTAAACAGTAATTCACAAATTTAGGCAGTTGTCAAAAAAAACAAGCTAAATTAAATTTTTCTTTTCTGTTACAGCTAATTTGGCCTGTTTTTTCCGTTTAGCTACaactgtttagcaaataaaccccaGTGTTGCTTGGCAGAGGACATTCTTAACAAACTTTAGAAACAATTTTGTGCAATAATACAACAATAAAGATAAAATGAAGTCCACTCAACACAAATGTTTAATACTTGTTTGTTCACAGCAACCATTTCAGCTGCCGCTTGGCGGCTGACTTGACGTCCTTATTTTTCAGGCTGTAAATGAACGGATTTAAGACTGGCACGGCGGCTGTGTTAAACAGAGAGAAGACTTTATTGGAATCCAGAGTATCTGTTGAGCTTGGTCTCAGATATTGGCAACACAGACTCATGTAAAGAATAATAACGACTGTCAGATGTGAAGAACATGTGTAAAATGCTTTTTGTCTCCCAGTGCTCGAACGGATCCTCAGTATGGTGGCAATGATGAAGACATAGGAGATGAAAGTGAAGACAAAAGGAGTAAAACTCACAACTAGCAGACCTTCAATAAAAATCACAAGCTTCAATACAGTGGTATCACTACAAGAAAGCTTCATGATTGGCAAAATGTCACAAAAATAGTGGTTAATCTCATTGGACTTATAACAAGAAAAGCGTGATATTACTGACATGTGAGGAATGACTTCTACAAATCCCAACACCCAGCAGATGACCGCCAGAAGAAAACAGATTTTACTGTTCATCATCATGTGATAATACAAAGGGTTACATATGGCAACGTAGCGATCGTAGCTCATTGCGGTCAGTAGTAGGAGCTCATTGCAAGTCAAggaggaaaataaatacatttgtgccATACAGTTAAAAAATGAAACTGTTTTATCCCCTGACATGAATGTTAGAAGGATTTTATGGAGTGTAATAGTCAAGCAAAATATATCCAAAAAGGATAAATTTCCCAAGAAAAAGTACATTGGTGTGTGTAAGTGGGGGTCCACCAAGACAAGCATGAGAATGGTCATGTTCCCACTCACTGTAATGAGATAAACAAAAAGAACCAAAAGGAAAACCATAACTTGCAGCTCTGGGACCTCAGAAATCCCCTTAATAATAAAATAGGTGATCGGGGTCTGATTTTTTCCAAAGTCTTCTGCTATCTCCGGCTGATGCTGGGTGGAAGAATGAGAGATTTGTTAATACATATCCATCATTCAGTAACcgttttttttagttattcaaTATTAAATGAATTCACCAAGTTTTTCTAGCCAATTCCAATGAGGTCCACCATTTATGGTAATTGGCAAATTGTGGCACCCTCTACTTCGTTCTACAAGCCACACAGTACTGTTCCAGTATAACAATATTGAAAGGATGTTGGATGGACATGTAAAACAGAGAAGAACGTGTTGCAGTTTGTAACATACTGTTCTAGAGTACTACCTAAACAACAAATAGTCACCGTTGATCCTACTGTAACATAATCACCGCTCAAGCTTGCTTTCAGAGTTGTAGATTCCAAACATTTACTCTTATTTGGCCTTacactttatatgtatttattcatttatcaTATTTGTCTTTTTGAGATT
This DNA window, taken from Pelobates fuscus isolate aPelFus1 chromosome 9, aPelFus1.pri, whole genome shotgun sequence, encodes the following:
- the LOC134573619 gene encoding olfactory receptor 6C74-like, translated to MYPSIRKAYKLRALLTQHRRMDLLVQHQPEIAEDFGKNQTPITYFIIKGISEVPELQVMVFLLVLFVYLITVSGNMTILMLVLVDPHLHTPMYFFLGNLSFLDIFCLTITLHKILLTFMSGDKTVSFFNCMAQMYLFSSLTCNELLLLTAMSYDRYVAICNPLYYHMMMNSKICFLLAVICWVLGFVEVIPHMSVISRFSCYKSNEINHYFCDILPIMKLSCSDTTVLKLVIFIEGLLVVSFTPFVFTFISYVFIIATILRIRSSTGRQKAFYTCSSHLTVVIILYMSLCCQYLRPSSTDTLDSNKVFSLFNTAAVPVLNPFIYSLKNKDVKSAAKRQLKWLL